One stretch of Anguilla anguilla isolate fAngAng1 chromosome 5, fAngAng1.pri, whole genome shotgun sequence DNA includes these proteins:
- the LOC118227781 gene encoding synaptopodin-2-like isoform X2: MRSTSMGTGDYLCITVRGGAPWGFGLRQGDELHHPLLVCQVDTRGRGALAGLREGDEVVSLNGEPCADLTLPESIDLMESSDSLQLLVKRCGVPQLLAPDSEREGFGEAEPDGEGLESTTLEVWSAGGSRAREGGLEACESSQDEAYYGETESDGEPRAARSALETSCARSTLETSCARSALETSCARSALETSCARSALETSCARSTLETSCARSALETSCARSTLETSCARSTLETSCARSTLETSCARSTLETSCARSALETSCARSALETSCARSTLETSCARSTLETSCGGVTAGTVVELRVSLSERGGDGGGGGGGTVAVVSAQREGSPDLDSGGSKAELLAEEPPKQRGDLVTPSSCSVGQVEPTLQHPGKGWAGEEQEKEEEEEEEEEERGRVLSDPHTEEGGSSACVSFEISAEGAESQEERDSESERDLGRPSKHRARHARLRRSESQSEKQVKEAKSKCKRIALLLTDAPNPTNKGVLMFKRRRQRAKKYTLVSYGTGETEPEDEDEDEEEDYEEAEDDRAVELTLLATSESELSEDFSANAPGRGHAPGHDWDAALLEVERKVDAQGDMEQLPGTKGKGALMFARRRQRVDEIAAEHEEMRRKGIPVEGLPAEAQDVAVPKSPQVEEHSYTKASVPQPNQTFQHQQYQDQQQQQYVPTQQHPQVMNGTAHLHANDSSRSLVPNRTAKPFAGVQNRVPAPFSPSRSVASQPLPSYTEKFRVVPPPVPVNTRPQVWSPTGELIASRDERISVPAIKILPDSRKRGAAKSTLHTKVSPDPLFSMRGDRRAGFESGPEEDYLSLGAEACNFMQTPTVRSKDPPPVAPKPSINPASPPWATGNTTQSPSHQPQTQSPLLGPVPTAKPTQPQSPRQHASVTPWTPRQAQSQPPMNTWTPPQSQAHPQPPKNAWTPPQPQAHPQPPITSWTPQPQHAPVSTAATTQTHAPLHRPTKSWNQPGVPARSAVSRPMNSYPHATKTPPAVRDGSADEGLERSAMRGRGAELFARRQARMEKFVVDAETVQANKALGRSCSLSLPRRLPSMSSRSDYGSPVTTPVFQPSWGPLERQASWLETGPKPPSPWEAACRSPLGLVDEAFARRGVQETVASGVRAAAQRRSLPEPPAEWRARVAHEARPEGAPPFGSPTRSTPAQYGPPFSSQTRSTPAHCGPPFRQYQPQRSVTGYAGPGCDYRRPLSQPGYRPMYNAAWRR, translated from the exons gtggacactagggggcgtGGTGCCCTGGCGGGACTGCGTGAGGGGGACGAGGTGGTGTCCCTGAACGGGGAGCCCTGCGCTGACCTCACCCTCCCGGAGAGCATCGACCTCATGGAGTCCTCCGACAGCCTGCAGCTGCTCGTCAAACG GTGCGGCGTTCCCCAGCTCCTTGCCCCGGACTCAGAGAGGGAAGGTTTCGGGGAGGCTGAGCCCGATGGGGAGGGCCTGGAGAGCACCACGCTGGAGGTCTGGTCCGCTGGAGGGTCCCGGGCCCGCGAGGGGGGGCTGGAGGCCTGCGAGTCGTCCCAGGACGAGGCGTACTACGGGGAGACGGAGAGCGACGGCGAGCCGCGGGCTGCCCGCTCCGCGCTGGAGACTTCCTGCGCCCGCTCCACGCTGGAGACTTCCTGTGCCCGCTCCGCGCTGGAGACTTCCTGTGCCCGCTCCGCGCTGGAGACTTCCTGCGCCCGCTCCGCGCTGGAGACTTCCTGCGCCCGCTCCACGCTGGAGACTTCCTGTGCCCGCTCCGCGCTGGAGACTTCCTGCGCCCGCTCCACGCTGGAGACTTCCTGTGCCCGCTCCACGCTGGAGACTTCCTGCGCCCGCTCCACGCTGGAGACTTCCTGTGCCCGCTCCACGCTGGAGACTTCCTGTGCCCGCTCCGCGCTGGAGACTTCCTGCGCCCGCTCCGCGCTGGAGACTTCCTGCGCCCGCTCCACGCTGGAGACTTCCTGCGCCCGCTCCACGCTGGAGACTTCCTGCGGGGGCGTAACGGCGGGAACGGTGGTCGAGCTGCGGGTCTCTCTCTCCGAgcgcggcggcgacggcggtggcggtggcggtggaaCGGTCGCGGTAGTGTCCGCGCAAAGGGAGGGCAGTCCGGACCTGGACTCCGGGGGCTCGAAAGCCGAGCTCCTCGCCGAGGAGCCCCCAAAACAGCGAGGTGACCTGGTGACCCCCTCTTCATGCTCTGTGGGTCAGGTGGAGCCGACCCTCCAGCACCCTGGCAAGGGCTGGgcgggggaggagcaggagaaagaggaggaggaggaagaggaggaggaggagagggggcgtGTCCTGAGTGATCCTCACACGGAGGAGGGAGGCTCCAGTGCCTGCGTCTCCTTCGAAATCTCGGCAGAGGGGGCCGAGTCGCAGGAGGAGCGGGACTCGGAGAGCGAGAGGGACCTCGGCAGACCCAGCAAGCACCGGGCGCGGCACGCGA GGCTCAGGCGCAgtgagagccaatcagagaagcaGGTGAAGGAGGCCAAGTCTAAATGTAAGCGCATTGCTCTGCTTCTGACTGACGCCCCGAACCCCACCAACAAAGGGGTGTTGATGTTCAAGAGGCGCCGACAGAGGGCCAAGAAGTACACGCTCGTGAGCTACGGGACCGGAGAGACCGAGcccgaggacgaggacgaggacgaggaggaagacTACGAGGAAGCCGAGGACGACCGGGCCGTCGAGCTCACCTTGCTGGCCACCAGCGAGTCGGAGCTCAGCGAGGACTTCTCGGCGAACGCTCCGGGCCGAGGCCACGCTCCGGGGCACGACTGGGACGCCGCGCTGctggaggtggagaggaaggTGGACGCCCAGGGAGACATGGAGCAGCTGCCCGGGACGAAGGGCAAGGGGGCGCTGATGTTCGCCCGCCGCCGGCAGAGAGTGGACGAGATCGCGGCCGAACACGAGGAGATGAGGCGGAAGGGGATCCCCGTCGAGGGGTTGCCCGCGGAGGCCCAGGACGTCGCGGTCCCGAAGTCCCCCCAGGTTGAGGAGCACTCCTACACGAAGGCCTCCGTTCCCCAGCCCAACCAGACCTTCCAGCACCAACAGTACCAAgaccagcagcagcaacagtacGTCCCGACCCAACAACACCCTCAGGTGATGAACGGCACGGCCCACCTCCACGCTAACGACTCGTCGAGGTCCCTTGTCCCAAACAGAACCGCTAAACCGTTCGCGGGAGTCCAGAACCGAGTGCCCGcgcccttctccccctcccgAAGTGTTGCCAGCCAGCCGTTGCCGAGCTACACCGAGAAGTTCCGGGTGGTCCCGCCCCCTGTCCCCGTGAACACACGCCCCCAGGTCTGGTCACCAACGGGGGAGCTGATCGCCTCTCGAGATGAGCGCATCTCCGTGCCGGCCATTAAGATACTACCGGACAGCCGAAAACGAGGTGCAGCCAAGTCCACCTTACATACCAAAGTGTCACCAGACCCACTGTTCTCTATGAGGGGAGACAGGAGGGCTGGCTTTGAATCGGGCCCAGAAGAAGACTACCTAAGCCTTGGAGCTGAGGCTTGCAACTTCATGCAAACCCCGACCGTCAGGTCCAAGGACCCTCCACCGGTTGCTCCGAAGCCAAGCATCAATCCAGCTTCTCCACCATGGGCCACCGGGAACACCACCCAATCCCCCTCGCACCAACCGCAAACTCAAAGCCCCCTACTTGGTCCTGTTCCTACGGCAAAGCCAACTCAGCCCCAGTCTCCAAGGCAACATGCATCAGTAACCCCCTGGACTCCACGTCAGGCACAGTCTCAGCCACCTATGAACACTTGGACCCCACCCCAATCTCAGGCCCATCCTCAGCCACCTAAGAATGCTTGGACCCCACCCCAGCCTCAGGCACATCCTCAGCCGCCTATAACCTCTTGGACCCCGCAGCCCCAGCATGCGCCCGTGAGTACCGCAGCCACGACTCAAACCCACGCACCCCTTCATCGGCCAACGAAGTCGTGGAATCAGCCGGGAGTCCCCGCTCGGTCCGCGGTCTCTCGACCGATGAACTCCTACCCGCACGCAACCAAGACCCCGCCCGCCGTCCGCGATGGCTCCGCAGACGAAGGCCTCGAGAGGTCGGCCATGAGGGGGAGAGGCGCCGAGCTCTTCGCGCGGAGGCAGGCCCGCATGGAGAAGTTCGTGGTGGACGCCGAGACAGTGCAGGCTAACAAG GCTCTGGGCAGGAGCTGCTCCCTGTCTCTGCCCCGGCGGCTGCCGTCCATGAGCTCGCGGTCGGACTACGGGTCCCCGGTGACCACGCCCGTGTTCCAGCCGTCGTGGGGGCCCCTGGAGAGGCAGGCGTCCTGGCTGGAGACGGGCCCCAAGCCCCCCAGCCCCTGGGAGGCCGCGTGCCGGAGCCCGCTGGGCCTGGTGGACGAGGCCTTCGCCCGCCGGGGCGTCCAGGAGACGGTGGCCTCCGGGGTGAGGGCCGCCGCCCAGCGCAGGTCCCTCCCGGAGCCCCCCGCCGAGTGGAGGGCCAGGGTGGCCCACGAGGCCCGTCCCGAAGGAGCCCCGCCCTTCGGCTCCCCGACCCGGAGCACCCCCGCTCAGTACggcccccccttctcctcccagACCAGGAGCACC
- the LOC118227781 gene encoding synaptopodin-2-like isoform X1 yields the protein MRSTSMGTGDYLCITVRGGAPWGFGLRQGDELHHPLLVCQVDTRGRGALAGLREGDEVVSLNGEPCADLTLPESIDLMESSDSLQLLVKRCGVPQLLAPDSEREGFGEAEPDGEGLESTTLEVWSAGGSRAREGGLEACESSQDEAYYGETESDGEPRAARSALETSCARSTLETSCARSALETSCARSALETSCARSALETSCARSTLETSCARSALETSCARSTLETSCARSTLETSCARSTLETSCARSTLETSCARSALETSCARSALETSCARSTLETSCARSTLETSCGGVTAGTVVELRVSLSERGGDGGGGGGGTVAVVSAQREGSPDLDSGGSKAELLAEEPPKQRGDLVTPSSCSVGQVEPTLQHPGKGWAGEEQEKEEEEEEEEEERGRVLSDPHTEEGGSSACVSFEISAEGAESQEERDSESERDLGRPSKHRARHARLRRSESQSEKQVKEAKSKCKRIALLLTDAPNPTNKGVLMFKRRRQRAKKYTLVSYGTGETEPEDEDEDEEEDYEEAEDDRAVELTLLATSESELSEDFSANAPGRGHAPGHDWDAALLEVERKVDAQGDMEQLPGTKGKGALMFARRRQRVDEIAAEHEEMRRKGIPVEGLPAEAQDVAVPKSPQVEEHSYTKASVPQPNQTFQHQQYQDQQQQQYVPTQQHPQVMNGTAHLHANDSSRSLVPNRTAKPFAGVQNRVPAPFSPSRSVASQPLPSYTEKFRVVPPPVPVNTRPQVWSPTGELIASRDERISVPAIKILPDSRKRGAAKSTLHTKVSPDPLFSMRGDRRAGFESGPEEDYLSLGAEACNFMQTPTVRSKDPPPVAPKPSINPASPPWATGNTTQSPSHQPQTQSPLLGPVPTAKPTQPQSPRQHASVTPWTPRQAQSQPPMNTWTPPQSQAHPQPPKNAWTPPQPQAHPQPPITSWTPQPQHAPVSTAATTQTHAPLHRPTKSWNQPGVPARSAVSRPMNSYPHATKTPPAVRDGSADEGLERSAMRGRGAELFARRQARMEKFVVDAETVQANKVKPSSPTPSLPGSWKFSSNVRAPPPLSYNPILSPFYPLAAIKQPPPTSPKAKAKSAAKTQPPPKHLNAVDVMKHQPYQLNPSLFTYEAGPEGKSASPKPAPTPDSSFTYSPSPVPTPSPVPAPTLARGVSKVQPPGPVSVPYPFARQRLSPESQHSLSPAVHDGLLYQAPASPHAQPPSAYTLPSFFLPPKAASITGVPSAPRPKFSAKKSLLATKTWKPVVMGQ from the exons gtggacactagggggcgtGGTGCCCTGGCGGGACTGCGTGAGGGGGACGAGGTGGTGTCCCTGAACGGGGAGCCCTGCGCTGACCTCACCCTCCCGGAGAGCATCGACCTCATGGAGTCCTCCGACAGCCTGCAGCTGCTCGTCAAACG GTGCGGCGTTCCCCAGCTCCTTGCCCCGGACTCAGAGAGGGAAGGTTTCGGGGAGGCTGAGCCCGATGGGGAGGGCCTGGAGAGCACCACGCTGGAGGTCTGGTCCGCTGGAGGGTCCCGGGCCCGCGAGGGGGGGCTGGAGGCCTGCGAGTCGTCCCAGGACGAGGCGTACTACGGGGAGACGGAGAGCGACGGCGAGCCGCGGGCTGCCCGCTCCGCGCTGGAGACTTCCTGCGCCCGCTCCACGCTGGAGACTTCCTGTGCCCGCTCCGCGCTGGAGACTTCCTGTGCCCGCTCCGCGCTGGAGACTTCCTGCGCCCGCTCCGCGCTGGAGACTTCCTGCGCCCGCTCCACGCTGGAGACTTCCTGTGCCCGCTCCGCGCTGGAGACTTCCTGCGCCCGCTCCACGCTGGAGACTTCCTGTGCCCGCTCCACGCTGGAGACTTCCTGCGCCCGCTCCACGCTGGAGACTTCCTGTGCCCGCTCCACGCTGGAGACTTCCTGTGCCCGCTCCGCGCTGGAGACTTCCTGCGCCCGCTCCGCGCTGGAGACTTCCTGCGCCCGCTCCACGCTGGAGACTTCCTGCGCCCGCTCCACGCTGGAGACTTCCTGCGGGGGCGTAACGGCGGGAACGGTGGTCGAGCTGCGGGTCTCTCTCTCCGAgcgcggcggcgacggcggtggcggtggcggtggaaCGGTCGCGGTAGTGTCCGCGCAAAGGGAGGGCAGTCCGGACCTGGACTCCGGGGGCTCGAAAGCCGAGCTCCTCGCCGAGGAGCCCCCAAAACAGCGAGGTGACCTGGTGACCCCCTCTTCATGCTCTGTGGGTCAGGTGGAGCCGACCCTCCAGCACCCTGGCAAGGGCTGGgcgggggaggagcaggagaaagaggaggaggaggaagaggaggaggaggagagggggcgtGTCCTGAGTGATCCTCACACGGAGGAGGGAGGCTCCAGTGCCTGCGTCTCCTTCGAAATCTCGGCAGAGGGGGCCGAGTCGCAGGAGGAGCGGGACTCGGAGAGCGAGAGGGACCTCGGCAGACCCAGCAAGCACCGGGCGCGGCACGCGA GGCTCAGGCGCAgtgagagccaatcagagaagcaGGTGAAGGAGGCCAAGTCTAAATGTAAGCGCATTGCTCTGCTTCTGACTGACGCCCCGAACCCCACCAACAAAGGGGTGTTGATGTTCAAGAGGCGCCGACAGAGGGCCAAGAAGTACACGCTCGTGAGCTACGGGACCGGAGAGACCGAGcccgaggacgaggacgaggacgaggaggaagacTACGAGGAAGCCGAGGACGACCGGGCCGTCGAGCTCACCTTGCTGGCCACCAGCGAGTCGGAGCTCAGCGAGGACTTCTCGGCGAACGCTCCGGGCCGAGGCCACGCTCCGGGGCACGACTGGGACGCCGCGCTGctggaggtggagaggaaggTGGACGCCCAGGGAGACATGGAGCAGCTGCCCGGGACGAAGGGCAAGGGGGCGCTGATGTTCGCCCGCCGCCGGCAGAGAGTGGACGAGATCGCGGCCGAACACGAGGAGATGAGGCGGAAGGGGATCCCCGTCGAGGGGTTGCCCGCGGAGGCCCAGGACGTCGCGGTCCCGAAGTCCCCCCAGGTTGAGGAGCACTCCTACACGAAGGCCTCCGTTCCCCAGCCCAACCAGACCTTCCAGCACCAACAGTACCAAgaccagcagcagcaacagtacGTCCCGACCCAACAACACCCTCAGGTGATGAACGGCACGGCCCACCTCCACGCTAACGACTCGTCGAGGTCCCTTGTCCCAAACAGAACCGCTAAACCGTTCGCGGGAGTCCAGAACCGAGTGCCCGcgcccttctccccctcccgAAGTGTTGCCAGCCAGCCGTTGCCGAGCTACACCGAGAAGTTCCGGGTGGTCCCGCCCCCTGTCCCCGTGAACACACGCCCCCAGGTCTGGTCACCAACGGGGGAGCTGATCGCCTCTCGAGATGAGCGCATCTCCGTGCCGGCCATTAAGATACTACCGGACAGCCGAAAACGAGGTGCAGCCAAGTCCACCTTACATACCAAAGTGTCACCAGACCCACTGTTCTCTATGAGGGGAGACAGGAGGGCTGGCTTTGAATCGGGCCCAGAAGAAGACTACCTAAGCCTTGGAGCTGAGGCTTGCAACTTCATGCAAACCCCGACCGTCAGGTCCAAGGACCCTCCACCGGTTGCTCCGAAGCCAAGCATCAATCCAGCTTCTCCACCATGGGCCACCGGGAACACCACCCAATCCCCCTCGCACCAACCGCAAACTCAAAGCCCCCTACTTGGTCCTGTTCCTACGGCAAAGCCAACTCAGCCCCAGTCTCCAAGGCAACATGCATCAGTAACCCCCTGGACTCCACGTCAGGCACAGTCTCAGCCACCTATGAACACTTGGACCCCACCCCAATCTCAGGCCCATCCTCAGCCACCTAAGAATGCTTGGACCCCACCCCAGCCTCAGGCACATCCTCAGCCGCCTATAACCTCTTGGACCCCGCAGCCCCAGCATGCGCCCGTGAGTACCGCAGCCACGACTCAAACCCACGCACCCCTTCATCGGCCAACGAAGTCGTGGAATCAGCCGGGAGTCCCCGCTCGGTCCGCGGTCTCTCGACCGATGAACTCCTACCCGCACGCAACCAAGACCCCGCCCGCCGTCCGCGATGGCTCCGCAGACGAAGGCCTCGAGAGGTCGGCCATGAGGGGGAGAGGCGCCGAGCTCTTCGCGCGGAGGCAGGCCCGCATGGAGAAGTTCGTGGTGGACGCCGAGACAGTGCAGGCTAACAAGGTCAAACCCTCATCTCCAACGCCCTCTTTGCCCGGTTCCTGGAAGTTCTCCTCGAATGTCCgcgctccccctcccctctcgtACAACCCCATTCTGTCCCCCTTCTACCCCCTCGCGGCTATTAAGCAGCCCCCTCCCACCAGCCCCAAGGCGAAGGCCAAGAGTGCGGCCAAAACCCAGCCACCCCCAAAACACCTCAATGCTGTGGATGTGATGAAGCACCAGCCCTACCAGCTAAACCCCTCCCTCTTTACCTACGAGGCAGGCCCAGAAGGGAAAAGCGCTTCTCCCAAACCTGCCCCGACCCCTGATTCTAGCTTCACCTACAGCCCTTCCCCTgtccccaccccttcccctgtCCCTGCCCCCACGCTCGCCCGTGGGGTTTCCAAAGTCCAGCCTCCAGGACCGGTAAGTGTTCCGTACCCTTTCGCCCGCCAGCGGCTGTCCCCGGaatcccagcattccctgtCACCCGCAGTGCATGATGGTCTCTTATACCAAGCTCCTGCCAGCCCTCACGCCCAACCCCCCAGCGCCTACACCCTCCCCAGCTTCTTCCTGCCCCCCAAGGCCGCATCCATCACCGGGGTCCCCTCGGCCCCCCGTCCCAAGTTCTCCGCGAAAAAGTCTCTGTTGGCGACCAAGACGTGGAAGCCAGTTGTCATGGGGCAGTAA